Proteins co-encoded in one Prunus persica cultivar Lovell chromosome G6, Prunus_persica_NCBIv2, whole genome shotgun sequence genomic window:
- the LOC18772520 gene encoding uncharacterized protein LOC18772520 isoform X3, producing MDLSLGDKGPAILQLHKWGSSQAQLNLSEFREAFISPTRQLLLLLSYQCEALLIPLITASNNLESNSDESLQSPGSSAFCSQDLTAPGGSDSGRGDMPCTSGSTLDFDNDFTFQREISRSKTYPFVGDVNSLAWGICEDTYNQHKDALFSEILFVSGKQGVMVHAFVESTGNTAGTRNALEGRWVEWGPSVSLVDNMDIEEPSSLSCEATGNIDLNRANGNSVASKRWLQSFLTKVENVEYNGSMLTRFPEKSLFPCSAKVVSFALFNSNLPILDFLSNTGSVPSMGCGQERGHTSESDKSVNLHLTSSGQHFKSEILSNIFGVGMNTSYKCSRVFSSNSHYFIGFVFTQTDPASDESERSNNKNVLLVARLDRWGIQWVSSVKLDEGPKIRSVVEWIDFHFSDNLLVCLNASGLIVFYAVMSGEYVAHLDILQTLGLYPQLDFQKQETVSVGSEKHSLQVDGVDYKPVLQCGDYSGRRIFKRLIAASHTSLIAAVDDFGVIYVISAGDYIPDKYYTNEKLLPHGQHLGLGMLAAWEVGGSDIGHQRVYSNISASQKSIIPSMKNERSSFLDDCGNNVLKQEGKGSSCLSGFSASSKVTDQKCYDSEKKSHLMRKIFLPTYRFSEDDSICFSPLGITRLIKNHNLKDPRGSQIVHLNLHAEPAVHDDNFLNSGCEMVHLQGKEESFIGEAVGCTFQGCFYLVTEGGLSVVLPSVSVSSNFLPVEVIGCRQLCIDSGIGYPVKNAREIKESKQPWSPWNVEILDRVLLYESAEEADRLCLENGWNLKISRMRRLQLALDYLKFDEIERSLEMLVGVNFAEEGVLRLLFAAVYLMIHKVGNDNEISAASRLLALATCFSTKMIRKYWLLEHKTDAYEYARTQMLLLPPVVPQKVQDEISNSRRLREMAHFLEIIRNLQSRLGSKYKRPGQEFVESGEESTVVDNDLSQDESQLSIISVDPKSLETSKQHEAYFPVSTSGFNYSEKLALTPVDPSVHLDSEDLSEVSALVPQGVLPLENPKEMIARWKIDNLDLKAVVNDALLSGRLPLAVLQLHLHRSRDSFSGKEPHDTFTEVRDIGRAIAYDLFLKGESGLAVATLQRLGEDVEASLKQLLFGTVRRSLRMQITEEMSRYGYLGPYEWKILDRISLIERLYPSSSFWKTLHGRQKELMRFPASSSLPKRYNLHLLDSHAFNNFSIECDDIDGVVFGSWTNVNENPSVPMVDEDNAYAGYWAAAAVWFSFYDQRIIDRIVLDQSSFMGVHVLWESQLEYHVCHNDWEEVSRLLDLIPPHILVVGSLQVSLDGLQPASNFGCSRGPDYGDYLCSLEELDAVCTDVPEIKVFRFSCNIMCSMWLRMLMEEKLARKLIFLKEYWEGTLDILPLLARSGFITSKYEMPSKDDKIESLSEPQFPDDSGTFNVSTMQALHKLLIHHCARYNLPYLLDLYLDQHELVLDNDSLSSLQEAAGDCEWARWLLLSRVKGCEYKASFSNARAIMSCNLVPGSNLSVPEMDEIIRTVDDIAEGGGELAALATLMYASVPIQSCLSSGSVKRNSSTSAQCTLENLRPTLQRFPTLWQAFVSACFGQDATSNFLGPKAKNALSDYLNWRDNIFFSSVRDTSLLQMLPCWFPKAVRRLIQLYAQGPLGWQSVSGLPVGEGLLHRDIDFVMNVDEDAEISAISLEATIQKHIEEELYNSALEENSLGLEHHLHRGRALAAFNHLLTVRVQKLKSEAQTHGQTNVQADVQTLLGPITESEKSLLSSVMPLAIINFEDSVLVASCALFLELCGFSASMLRIDIAALRRMSSFYKSSENIESLKQLSTKGSAFHAVSHGSDLTESLARALADEHLHQDNSSTAKQKGASNLAAGKQPSRALMLVLQHLEKASLPPMVDGKTCGSWLLSGNGDGIELRSQQKAASHHWNLVTIFCQMHHLPLSTKYLSVLARDNDWVGFLSEAQIGGYPFDTVVQVASKEFSDPRLRIHISTVLKGMQLRRKASSSSYSDTTEKKNEASFPDENFCVPVELFRILAECEKQKFPGEAVLMKAKELSWSILAMIASCFSDVSPISCLTVWLEITAARETSSIKVNDIASRIANNVGAAVEATNSLPSGTKALTFHYNRQNSKRRRLLEPISRDPSAVAISDISNSPVDAQIFDSQDPSSKGERNVESGESINVSSDSDEGPALLSKMVAVLCEQHLFLPLLRAFEMFLPSCSLLPFIRALQAFSQMRLSEASAHLGSFSARFKEESTRLQSNVGREVQIGTSWISSTAIKAADAMLLTCPSPYEKRCLLQLLAATDFGDGGSAAACYRRLFWKINLAEPLLRKDDILHLGSETLDDVSLATALEDNRHWEQARNWARQLEASGGPWKSAVHHVTETQAESMVAEWKEFLWDVPEERIALWGHCQTLFIRYSFPALQAGLFFLKHAEALEKDLPARELHELLLLSLQWLSGMITLASPVYPLHLIREIETKVWLLAVESEAHVKSEGDFNLSSSSRDPALKNSSSIIDRTASIITKMDNHIGTFKNRTIEKHDPREHSLAYHKNQVLDASFPLTTGGVQRQTEGKGYMPLRRPPLDSAEKNTDLDNGSNSLNTVNELQSQDENLKMELSFSRWEERVGPAELERAVLSLLEFGQIAAAKQLQHKLSPVKVPSEFVLVDAALKLAAMSTPSKKVSILMLDEEVHSIIQSYNILTDQHQVDPIQVLESLATNFTEGCGRGLCKRIIAVAKAAAILGISFSEAFDKQPIELLQLLSLKAQESFEEAHLLVRTHSMPAASIAQILSESFLKGLLAAHRGGYMDSQKEEGPAPLLWRFSDFLKWAELCPSEQEIGHSLMRLVITGQEVPHACEVELLILSHHFYKLSSCLDGVDVLVALAATRVEAYVSEGDFSCLARLITGVGNFHALNFILGILIENGQLDLLLQKYSAAADANAGTAEAVRGFRMAVLTSLKHFNPNDLDAFAMVYNHFDMKHETAALLESRAEQSSEQWFSHYDKDQNEDLLDSMRYYIEAAEVHKSIDAGNKTRRACAQASLVSLQIRMPDFHWLYRSETNARRALVEQSRFQEALIVAEAYGLNQPSEWALVLWNQMLKPEVLEEFVAEFVAVLPLQPSMLADLARFYRAEVAARGDQSQFSVWLTGGGLPAEWAKYLGRSFRCLLKRTRDLKLRLQLATVATGFGDVMDACMKSLDRVPDNVGPLVLRKGHGGAYLPLM from the exons ATGGATTTGTCTTTGGGTGATAAGGGACCTGCTATACTGCAGCTGCACAAATGGGGCTCTTCTCAGGCCCAGCTAAACCTGTCAGAATTTCGTGAAGCTTTTATTTCTCCGACAAGACAGCTATTATTATTGCTTTCGTATCAGTGTGAAGCTTTGTTGATTCCTCTAATTACAG CTAGTAATAATTTGGAGAGTAACTCTGATGAAAGTCTTCAGAGTCCAGGTTCATCTGCTTTCTGCTCACAAGACTTGACAGCACCTGGCGGGTCAGATTCAGGAAGGGGTGATATGCCATGTACCTCTGGATCAACACTAGATTTTGATAATGATTTCActtttcaaagagaaatttCAAGATCCAAAACTTACCCTTTTGTTGGTGATGTTAACTCTCTGGCTTGGGGTATCTGTGAGGATACTTATAATCAGCACAAGGATGCTTTGTTTAGTGAAATTTTGTTTGTATCTGGCAAGCAAGGTGTGATGGTCCATGCTTTTGTTGAATCCACTGGAAACACTGCAGGTACCAGAAACGCACTGGAAGGCAGGTGGGTGGAGTGGGGGCCCTCTGTCTCTTTAGTTGATAATATGGATATTGAGGAACCTAGCAGCTTGAGTTGTGAAGCCACTGGAAATATTGATTTAAACAGAGCCAATGGAAACAGTGTTGCTTCTAAGAGATGGTTGCAATCTTTTCTGACGAAAGTTGAAAATGTTGAATATAATGGTAGCATGTTGACCAGGTTCCCGGAAAAGTCATTGTTTCCTTGCTCTGCAAAGGTTGTTTCATTTGCTTTATTTAATAGTAATTTACCGATTCTGGACTTCCTTTCTAACACTGGTTCCGTACCGAGTATGGGGTGCGGGCAGGAAAGAGGTCACACGTCAGAGAGTGATAAATCTGTAAACTTGCATTTGACTTCATCTGGTCAACATTTCAAGTCTGAGATTTTGTCTAATATTTTTGGTGTTGGAATGAACACTTCATACAAATGCTCTAGAGTGTTCTCAAGCAATTCACATTACTTTATTGGATTCGTTTTCACACAGACTGATCCTGCTAGTGATGAAAGTGAAagaagcaacaacaaaaatgtacTTCTTGTTGCTAGGTTAGACCGTTGGGGAATTCAGTGGGTTTCCTCAGTGAAGCTTGACGAAGGTCCAAAAATTCGCTCAGTGGTAGAATGGATAGACTTTCACTTTTCTGACAACCTTCTTGTTTGTCTAAATGCATCTGgcttaattgttttttatgcAGTAATGTCAGGTGAGTATGTTGCACATCTAGATATTTTACAGACTCTAGGACTCTACCCTCAGCTGGATTTTCAGAAGCAAGAAACAGTGTCTGTGGGTTCTGAGAAACATAGTTTGCAAGTTGATGGAGTTGATTACAAACCAGTTTTGCAATGTGGTGATTATTCTGGTAGAAGAATATTTAAGAGGTTAATTGCTGCTTCACATACCTCCCTAATAGCTGCTGTTGATGATTTTGGTGTAATATATGTGATTTCTGCTGGTGACTATATACCGGACAAGTATTATACAAATGAGAAATTACTTCCACATGGTCAACATCTAGGACTAGGCATGTTGGCTGCTTGGGAGGTGGGTGGTTCTGATATAGGCCACCAAAGAGTATATTCTAACATATCTGCTTCACAGAAATCTATTATTCCATCCATGAAGAATGAGAGATCTTCTTTCCTGGATGATTGTGGAAATAATGTGCTTAAACAAGAAGGGAAGGGCAGCTCATGCTTGAGTGGTTTTTCTGCTTCATCAAAAGTAACTGATCAGAAGTGCTACGACTCTGAAAAGAAATCACACCTGATGCGCAAGATCTTTCTTCCCACTTATAGATTTAGTGAGGATGATTCTATCTGTTTTTCTCCATTAGGAATTACTCGGCTTATTAAGAACCACAATCTGAAGGACCCGAGGGGTTCTCAGATCGTTCATCTCAATCTGCATGCTGAGCCTGCAGTTCACGATGACAACTTTTTGAATAGTGGGTGTGAAATGGTTCATCTCCAAGGGAAGGAAGAATCCTTTATTGGAGAGGCAGTGGGTTGCACATTCCAGGGATGTTTTTATTTGGTGACAGAAGGTGGTCTTTCAGTGGTGCTTCCTTCTGTATCAGTCTCATCAAATTTTCTTCCCGTTGAAGTTATTGGATGTCGGCAGTTGTGTATCGATTCAGGCATTGGATATCCAGTCAAAAACGCAAGGGAAATAAAGGAATCTAAGCAGCCTTGGTCACCTTGgaatgttgaaattttggacaGAGTCCTTCTGTACGAAAGTGCTGAAGAGGCAGATCGCTTATGTTTGGAAAATG GGTGGAACCTGAAAATATCTCGTATGCGTCGGCTTCAGTTGGCATTGGACTACTTGAAATTTGATGAGATAGAGCG ATCATTAGAAATGCTTGTGGGTGTCAATTTCGCCGAAGAAGGTGTGTTAAGATTGCTGTTTGCTGCTGTTTATCTGATGATTCATAAAGTTGGCAATGATAATGAGATTTCTGCTGCATCAAG GCTTCTTGCATTGGCCACTTGCTTTTCAACCAAAATGATTCGTAAGTATTGGTTGCTAGAACATAAGACAGATGCATATGAATATGCCAGAACCCAGATGCTTTTGCTTCCACCAGTTGTACCACAAAAGGTACAAGATGAAATCTCAAACTCAAGAAGGCTTCGTGAGATGGCTCACTTTTTGGAGATAATTCGAAATCTGCAATCTCGACTTGGTTCAAAGTACAAGAGGCCAGGCCAAGAATTC GTGGAAAGTGGGGAAGAATCAACGGTAGTGGACAATGATTTATCACAGGATGAGTCTCAGTTATCAATTATTTCCGTAGACCCCAAATCTTTGGAGACATCAAAACAGCATGAAGCTTATTTTCCTGTATCTACGTCTGGCTTTAATTATTCTGAGAAGCTTGCTTTGACACCTGTAGATCCTTCAGTCCATTTGGACTCAGAGGATTTAAGTGAAGTATCTGCTCTTGTGCCACAAGGGGTTCTTCCCTTGGAAAATCCCAAAGAGATGATAGCGCGTTGGAAGATAGATAATTTAGACCTTAAGGCAGTAGTCAATGATGCTTTACTCTCCGGTCGTCTCCCCTTAGCAGTTCTTCAGCTACATCTTCATCGTTCAAGGGATTCATTTTCTGGAAAAGAGCCTCATGATACTTTCACTGAAGTCCGTGATATTGGAAGAGCTATTGCTTATGACCTATTTTTGAAG GGTGAATCTGGACTTGCTGTGGCCACGTTGCAAAGGCTTGGAGAGGATGTAGAAGCTAGCCTCAAGCAGTTATTATTTGGCACAGTGAGAAGATCTCTTCGAATGCAAATCACTGAGGAGATGAGTAGATATGGTTACCTGGGGCCATATGAGTGGAAGATATTGGATCGGATATCCCTAATTGAG AGGCTTTACCCTAGCAGTAGTTTCTGGAAAACGCTTCATGGACGGCAGAAAGAATTAATGCGATTTCCAGCAAGTTCAAGTTTGCCCAAGAGATATAATTTGCACCTGCTGGATTCACATGCATTCAACAATTTTTCCATTGAGTGTGATGACATTGATGGAGTTGTTTTTGGTTCATGGACAAATGTCAATGAAAATCCCTCTGTTCCTATGGTGGATGAAGATAATGCTTATGCTGGATACtgggctgctgctgctgtatGGTTTAGCTTCTATGACCAAAGAATCATTGACCGT ATAGTTTTGGATCAGTCATCTTTTATGGGTGTGCATGTACTGTGGGAATCACAGCTTGAGTACCATGTATGTCACAATGATTGGGAGGAAGTCTCTAGACTCCTGGACCTTATTCCCCCACATATTTTAGTAGTTGGAAGCCTCCAAGTCAGCTTGGATGGGTTACAGCCTGCTTCAAATTTTGGATGCAGTAGGGGACCTGACTATGGCGATTACTTATGCTCTCTTGAAGAATTGGATGCTGTCTGCACGGATGTTCCAGAAATCAAAGTTTTCAGGTTTTCATGTAATATTATGTGCTCCATGTGGTTAAGGATGCTGATGGAAGAGAAACTTGCTAGAAAACTAATTTTCTTAAAGGAATATTGGGAAGGCACCTTAGATATATTACCTCTGCTTGCCCGTTCTGGCTTTATTACTAGCAAATATGAAATGCCTTCCAAAGATGATAAGATTGAGAGTTTATCAGAGCCACAATTTCCAGATGATTCTGGAACATTTAATGTCAGTACCATGCAGGCCTTACATAAACTACTGATACATCATTGTGCACGGTATAACTTGCCATACCTTCTGGACCTTTACCTTGACCAGCATGAGTTGGTACTGGATAATGATTCACTTTCTTCACTACAGGAAGCTGCA GGAGATTGTGAATGGGCAAGATGGTTGCTCCTCTCTAGGGTTAAGGGGTGTGAGTACAAAGCATCATTTTCCAATGCTCGTGCGATCATGTCGTGTAATCTAGTTCCTGGAAGTAACCTCAGTGTTCCAGAGATGGATGAAATAATTCGTACTGTTGATGACATTGCAGAAGGAGGGGGGGAATTGGCAGCTTTGGCAACACTGATGTATGCCTCTGTCCCAATTCAAAGTTGCCTGAGTAGTGGTAGTGTAAAAAGGAATAGCAGCACATCAGCCCAGTGCACACTAGAGAATCTCAGGCCCACTCTTCAGCGTTTCCCTACATTGTGGCAAGCATTTGTATCAGCATGTTTTGGGCAAGATGcaacttccaattttttggggCCTAAAGCAAAGAACG CTCTATCAGATTATTTAAATTGGCGTGACAACATATTCTTCTCTTCTGTACGTGATACTTCACTTCTACAAATGCTGCCGTGCTGGTTTCCGAAGGCTGTACGGAGGTTGATTCAGCTTTATGCCCAG GGTCCTCTTGGATGGCAATCAGTATCAGGTCTGCCAGTGGGAGAAGGTTTGCTACATAGAGATATAGATTTTGTCATGAACGTCGATGAGGATGCTGAGATCAGTGCAATCTCCTTGGAAGCAACCATCCAAAAACACATTGAGGAGGAACTCTATAATTCTGCACTTGAG GAGAATTCACTTGGCCTGGAGCACCATTTGCATCGTGGACGTGCACTAGCTGCTTTTAACCATTTACTTACTGTTAGAGTTCAAAAATTGAAGTCAGAGGCACAAACACATGGACAAACAAATGTTCAAGCTGATGTTCAAACACTTCTCGGACCTATAACAGAAAGTGAAAagtctcttctttcttct GTCATGCCACTTgcaattattaattttgaggATTCTGTGTTGGTGGCTTCATGTGCTCTTTTCCTGGAGCTTTGTGGCTTTTCTGCGAGCATGCTACGCATAGACATTGCTGCCTTGAGACGGATGTCTTCTTTCTACAAATCTAGTGAAAATATTGAGAGCTTAAAGCAGCTTTCAACCAAGGGTTCTGCATTTCATGCAGTTAGCCATGGAAGTGATCTAACAGAATCTCTAGCTCGTGCTCTAGCAGATGAACATCTGCACCAGGATAATTCAAGTACTGCTAAGCAAAAGGGTGCTTCAAATTTAGCTGCTGGTAAACAACCTTCACGAGCTCTCATGCTTGTCTTACAGCACTTGGAAAAGGCTAGCCTTCCTCCAATGGTGGATGGAAAGACATGTGGTTCTTGGCTTTTGAGTGGCAATGGTGATGGAATTGAGTTAAGATCTCAACAGAAAGCTGCAAGCCATCACTGGAATTTAGTCACAATTTTTTGTCAGATGCATCACCTTCCCTTGAGCACAAAATACCTTTCTGTATTGGCAAGAGACAATGATTGG GTTGGATTTTTGTCAGAAGCTCAGATTGGAGGATATCCGTTTGACACAGTAGTCCAAGTG GCATCGAAGGAGTTTAGTGATCCACGTCTCagaattcatatttcaacagTTTTGAAAGGCATGCAGTTAAGAAGAAAAGCTAGCTCTTCTTCGTATTCAGATActacagaaaaaaagaatgaagctTCCTTTCCGGATGAAAATTTTTGTGTCCCAGTTGAACTCTTTAGAATATTAGCAGAATGTGAAAAGCAGAAATTTCCTGGAGAGGCCGTTTTGATGAAAGCGAAGGAGTTGTCCTGGTCGATTTTGGCAATGATTGCATCGTGCTTTTCAGATGTGTCTCCAATATCTTGCCTAACAGTCTGGCTGGAAATCACTGCAGCAAG GGAAACTTCGTCCATTAAGGTGAATGATATTGCTTCCAGAATTGCAAATAATGTTGGAGCAGCTGTGGAAGCTACTAATTCCCTGCCGTCAGGGACTAAAGCCCTTACTTTTCATTACAATAGGCAGAATTCAAAACGAAGGCGGCTTCTGGAGCCCATCTCAAGAGATCCGTCAGCTGTTGCAATTTCTGATATTTCAAATTCTCCTGTGGATGCACAAATATTTGATTCCCAGGACCCTAGTTCTAAAGGGGAAAGGAATGTAGAAAGTGGTGAAAGTATCAATGTTTCAAGTGATTCTGATGAAGGGCCTGCTTTGCTGTCAAAGATGGTTGCAGTGCTTTGTGAGCAACACTTGTTCCTGCCTTTGTTAAGGGCTTTTGAAATGTTCCTTCCCTCATGTTCTCTTTTACCTTTCATACGTGCTCTCCAG GCATTTTCACAAATGCGCCTATCTGAAGCATCAGCTCATTTGGGTTCGTTTTCTGCCCGGTTTAAAGAAGAATCAACCCGCTTACAGTCAAATGTAGGAAGAGAAGTGCAGATTGGTACATCATGGATAAGCTCCACCGCCATTAAAGCTGCGGATGCAATGCTTTTGACGTGTCCATCTCCTTATGAAAAAAGATGCTTACTACAACTCCTTGCTGCAACTGATTTTGGTGATGGAGGATCTGCAGCAGCATGCTACCGACGGcttttttggaaaattaatttagcTGAGCCATTATTACGCAAGGATGACATTTTACACCTTGGAAGCGAGACCTTAGATGATGTTTCACTTGCAACAGCATTGGAGGATAATAGGCATTGGGAGCAAGCACGCAACTGGGCCAGACAATTGGAGGCCAGTGGTGGACCTTGGAAATCTGCTGTTCATCATGTAACTGAAACTCAG GCTGAGTCGATGGTAGCTGAGTGGAAGGAGTTTCTTTGGGACGTTCCAGAAGAGAGAATTGCTTTATGGGGCCATTGCCAAACTTTGTTCATCAGATATTCCTTCCCTGCTTTACAG GCTGGGTTATTTTTCCTCAAACATGCAGAAGCTTTGGAAAAGGATCTTCCAGCTAGGGAGCTTCATGAGCTATTGCTGCTTTCTCTACAATGGTTAAGTGGGATGATAACCCTGGCCAGTCC AGTGTATCCACTTCATCTTATTCGGGAAATCGAGACTAAAGTGTGGCTCTTGGCGGTAGAATCAGAAGCACATGTTAAGAGTGAAGGAGACTTCAATTTAAGCAGTTCCAGTCGTGACCCTGCTCTTAAAAATAGCTCCAGTATTATTGACCGAACTGCAAgtataataacaaaaatggacaatCATATTGGTACATTTAAGAACAGAACTATTGAGAAACATGATCCAAGGGAACACAGCCTGGCATATCACAAGAACCAAGTATTAGACGCTAGCTTTCCACTCACCACAGGGGGAGTACAAAGACAAACGGAGGGCAAAGGTTACATGCCATTGAGACGGCCACCATTGGACTCCGCAGAAAAAAACACTGATCTTGATAATGGTTCCAATTCTCTCAATACTGTAAATGAGTTGCAGTCTCAGGACGAAAACTTAAAAATGGAACTGTCTTTTTCACGGTGGGAAGAAAGGGTTGGACCTGCAGAGCTGGAAAGGGCTGTTCTTTCTTTATTGGAATTTGGACAAATAGCAGCTGCAAAGCAACTCCAGCATAAGCTATCACCAGTGAAAGTACCATCTGAATTTGTACTTGTGGATGCTGCATTGAAGCTTGCAGCTATGTCAACTCCAAGTAAGAAAGTATCCATATTAATGCTTGACGAAGAGGTGCATTCAATAATTCAGTCATACAATATACTGACTGACCAGCATCAAGTTGACCCAATTCAG GTTTTGGAGAGTCTGGCAACCAATTTTACTGAAGGTTGTGGGCGTGGACTATGCAAGAGGATAATAGCAGTCGCCAAAGCAGCAGCCATCTTAGGTATTTCATTTTCGGAGGCATTTGATAAGCAGCCAATTGAATTGCTACAGCTGCTTTCCCTTAAAGCACAAGAATCATTTGAGGAGGCACATCTCCTTGTGAGAACTCATTCAATGCCAGCAGCGAGTATTGCTCAAATTCTTTCAGAATCCTTTCTAAAG GGCTTATTGGCTGCTCATCGGGGAGGATATATGGATTCTCAAAAGGAAGAAGGACCTGCTCCCTTATTGTGGAGATTTTCAGACTTCTTGAAGTGGGCAGAGCTTTGCCCTTCAgaacaagaaattggacattcATTAATGCGTTTGGTTATTACTGGACAAGAAGTACCGCATGCCTGCGAG GTTGAGCTGCTAATTTTGTCTCACCACTTCTACAAATTATCATCTTGCCTGGATGGAGTTGATGTTCTTGTAGCCCTTGCCGCTACTAGGGTTGAGGCTTATGTGTCTGAGGGTGACTTTTCATGTTTGGCCCGTCTCATAACTGGAGTAGGAAACTTCCATGCCCTCAATTTCATTCTTGGAATTCTTATTGAAAATGGTCAgcttgatcttcttcttcagaagTATTCAGCTGCTGCAGATGCAAATGCTGGCACTGCTGAGGCTGTCAGAGGATTTCGAATGGCGGTTCTCACATCACTGAAGCATTTTAATCCAAATGACCTTGATGCGTTTGCTATG GTCTACAATCATTTCGACATGAAACATGAAACGGCTGCTCTTTTGGAGTCACGAGCAGAGCAGTCATCGGAGCAGTGGTTCAGCCATTATGACAAGGATCAGAATGAAGACCTTTTAGACTCCATGCGCTATTACATTGAAGCTGctgaagttcacaaatccatTGATGCTGGCAACAAAACACGCAGAGCGTGCGCTCAGGCTTCCCTTGTGTCTCTTCAAATTCGAATGCCTGATTTTCATTGGCTGTACCGATCTGAAACCAATGCCAGGCGGGCCCTTGTTGAGCAGTCTCGTTTCCAAGAGGCCCTAATTGTTGCTGAAGCCTATGGTCTTAACCAGCCGAGTGAGTGGGCTTTGGTACTTTGGAACCAGATGCTCAAACCGGAAGTACTGGAAGAGTTTGTGGCTGAATTTGTGGCTGTGCTTCCTCTCCAACCCTCTATGCTTGCTGATCTAGCAAGATTTTATAGGGCCGAGGTGGCGGCTAGAGGAGACCAGTCTCAATTCTCAGTTTGGCTAACTGGGGGAGGGTTGCCAGCTGAATGGGCTAAGTATCTGGGGAGGTCATTTAGATGCTTGTTGAAAAGGACTAGAGATTTGAAGCTGCGGTTGCAGCTGGCTACTGTGGCTACTGGCTTTGGGGATGTCATGGATGCATGCATGAAGTCATTAGATAGGGTCCCTGACAATGTTGGACCACTTGTACTGAGGAAAGGCCATGGTGGTGCTTATCTCCCACTAATGTGA